GTCGTTGCGGGTGGATTCGGAGAGTCCTGGGGGGGAGCATCGGGATCCCCACATGCTGACCTTGCCACCCTTCCCTTGCAGGGCCGGTGACGTCTGTGCCTTCGTCAGCAACACTCGCTTCTCCCAGGCTGTGTATGGCACCTTCCCCAACGTCAACAACACCCTGGACAACGTCCGCACCTACCTGGCCTCCATCCCCCAGGCATGCCTGGtacccctgccctggctggggtgCCTGATGGGGAGCAAAGAGCCCCTGGGGAAGGGTGACAGTGGGGCTGGAGGCGGGGAAGGGTCCCCACCCACACTGACACCCCATCTCTGTCCCTCCAGCAAATCAATTTTATCATCGACAGCAGCAATGTCCCGCTGGGCCACGCCAACCGCAGCCTCCAGGGTGAGGGTGTGCGGCAAAGGGGGGGCTGAGGCATCCCGGGGGTGCTTGGGGAgtggaggtggctgggggtgctgcagaTGGTTGCTGACCCTGGGGGCCACTGGGCTGGTTCTCATGGAGATGTCTAAAGGGAGTGGGTTTGGGGGCTCCTCCAGGCTCCCACTCTGCtctagctgctgcttttccccattCAGGCTCCTCTCTGGGAGGGTGATGCAGATgttggcagggtggggggggtcccctctgcCCACCTTGCCTGGAGGGTGGGTGTGGGATGGGGTCCTGGTGGGAGGGGGTCAGTGTTTTTGGCAGCTCCCCTCAGGGCAGCCTGGTCCCGCTGCCGAGGGTCCCGTCATTGACACGGTCTCTCCCATCTCCACAGACATCGGGCCCAACCTGGGCAGCATGATCGTCTCGGGCATCAGGAGCAGCACGGATGGGGCTCTGGGATCCCTCCAGAGCCTCTTGCAAGGTAGCGGCCCCATCTCTGGGGGGCCGGCAGGACCTCGGAGGGGATTCAGGGGGACGCTGGGGCAGGTGCATGCCTGGGGGGCTCCAGCAGGTTTGGGTAaggccccagggaggggggtcCGTCTGGccactccagccccagcctggggcaAATGCGGGAACTTTGGGAGGGGTGCCCCTATGTTGCATTTTTGGATGGGTCCCCGAGGCGCAGCTGGGTGAGGACAAGCCCCCGCCATGCTGGCAGGATGAGGCCTCGAgcccccgctgcctccccaggGATGGAGACGCTGGCGGCTGCCTTTGGCAGCATCGCCGGCACTCGCTCGCGCCTCGAGGAGCTGCAGGGCAACTACAGCCGGCGGCtggccagcctgcgggacggccTCAACCAGACCCTGCGGCGCTGCGGCCGCCCCTGCGGCAGCGTGTCCCTGGACGGCCTCGCCTTCAGTGCCAACTTCAGCATGGTGAGGAGGGGCAGGGTGTGGGGcgagccccttccccagccacccGCAGCCCCCTTACCCCAGGCTCTTCCCCGCAGATCCCCGgtgtggagcagcagctggaggcgcTGGGTAAGGTGTCTGGCTCCAACATAGCAGCTGATTTGGAGAAGGTAAGGGGTcccccctgcacccaggcacagggctgggtgcTCTTggcgctgctggggctgtgctgagaGGGGGTGGCTTGGGAAGATCCCCGCTGGGAGGTAATTGCTGTTACATGGAGGGGAGGGCTGGCCGGAGGGCTGCCTCGGCCGGAGCCTGCCCGCTGTCCCCACTATCTCCGGGCACTGGCGCGGTGGACTGGGTGCTGCGGGAAGCCTGGCTGTCCTACGCCACTGGGATCTGGGGATGGAGGGAATGCgctgctcagccctgggctgcgggcagggacaTGAGCTGTACGCGGTGCCCTCCCGGACGCAGGTTAACAGCACACTGGACATGACCCCTGCCAAGGTGCAAGAGCAGTCCCAGGACGTGGTGACAAGTAAGCAGGGCTTTGTGCCCCATGGGCTGAATTCTCCCTCTCTCAGggctccctcctctcttctcaccccatccctgcctggagacctcccctgctgccaccctgctgcctgcagccctggctgtccccaggtgCCATCATGCTGATGCCATCCTTGGCCATGACTgcccccttcccatcccctccGGGTCCCCGCTGCCCCAGGCTCGCCTGCCCCAGACAAGCAGGACCCGGGCAGCAGCTCGCAGCGCCaacctgtccctgtcccctgcagaGACCCAGGGCCAGCTGGGCCTCATCAGGCAGGAGATCAGGAACTTGCAGGAGCAGTTGCCGCTCCTGGACGTGGAGAAGAGCATCGGGGCCTTCGTGGGCAACGCCACGTCGGTGCTGGGGGAGTACAGGGAGCCGGTCATCGCCTTGGATGGGCTCAGGTAGGCGAGGGGCTGCTGCATCCCCCAGCTCCCTTGTCTGGAGAGACTCAGGCTCTCGATCCTCCAGTTACTGGAGGTGGTGGCTTGCTTggtggtggggctgtgggtgcagggtAGCCAGAGCTGTGCCTTGCAGCCACCCGTGCCCCTTCCCtcctggggtgcctgggggctTTTTCCTCCCCACGAAGGCAGCTGGTGGGATGCCGGGCGCTGGTCGGGGTGCCAGGTCCTGCTGTCTGACTCCTGCCCCTCTTGCCCCAGATGGAGCGTGTGTACCCTCCTGTGCTGCATGGTGCTGCTGGTGGTCCTCTGCAACATTGtcgggctgctgctggggccccTGGGGCTGAAGGAAAGCGTGCTGCCCACACAGCGCAGCAGCCTCTCCAACGCCGGCGGGAACTTCTTCATGGCGTGAGGCTCCCTTGGCTGCCGAGGACACGTGCGGGAGTGGTGGGACgggtgggcagggctggcctgGGGATGCTCAAGCTTCTAAACCATCAAATTACTGCGGCTTAATGGCCTGCTCCATGGCAACTCACCGTGCAGGTGGCAAATGCAAGGGTAAAACACGGTGCCAGCGGAAGCTGTTGGAACGGAGCCCGTTCACCCCTTGCCGGCGGGGGCCTGGCAGCACGTGCGTGGTCCCGTGGCTCTGCGGGCAGGTGGTGGCTTGCAAAGCTGGGGGAAGCCACGCTGCAGTCCGAGCCCCACGGTGCAGCCCAGCTGGGCTCCAGGGTCTGAAGGCAGGGCAGAGATGTGCTTGTGGGAACGGTGGTGCTTCCCGGCACTGCCGGGGGGGAAAGGGGTGTGCAGGCTTCGGGCTTTCCGAGCTGGAGGCAACGCTAGCATCGATGTCAGGGCACAGGGCCCCGGGTGCTGACAACATCTCTGTTCTGGCAGAGGGGTCGGCTTCAGCTTCATCTTCTCCTGGCTGCTGATGCTGCTGGTGCTGATCACCTTTGTGCTGGGGGGGAACATCTACGTGCTCGTCTGCAAGTCCTGGCGCAGCCAGCGGCTCTTCCAGGTGAGCTCCCCATGGGGAGACACCCCTGCCCGCCGACTTTCCAAGGTGGAGAGAAGGCAGCGCTGGCCGGTTTGGGATGCTCTGCCCGGATGTCCTGCCCTGCACCGTGTCTAGTTTCTTCATCTCTTCCCTTGCTTTCAGCTCCTGGACACCCCTGGCCTGATCCCTGGCTTCAACCTGTCGGAGCTGCTGGGCCAGGAGGGTGGCGCAGCAAACTTCTCGGAGATATACAGGTGGGTCCCAGTTTCAGCGCCGCATCTTTGGGGAGGGGTATGGCTGCCCGGCGCCCTCGGGTGCTCCCCGGGATGGGGGCAGCTTGCCCTACCTGCCCTGGCTGCGGGCAGGCACTGATGCCAGGGAAGGAGCGAGGTGCGACTTGCCCGCGCGGGTGAGGACATGCTCCTGGGAGGGGGTGGTCCTCACCTGCCCCTTTTcagccccgtgcccccctccTGCAGGCAGTGCCAGCGAGATGCTGCCCTGTGGCAAACGCTGCACCTGGACCAGAGCGTGTCCCTGGACGAGCTCTTGAACATCAGCCAGGTGAGcgcgggggtgctggggtccaggggggcagagctgggggcacaGGGCTGGCACTGGGGGGGACAGTGAGGGGCTGGCACTGTGCCCCATCATGGCTCCCCTCACCCTGGCAGTACACAGGAGAGATCTCCACGGCCTTTGAGAAGATGAACATCACCCTGAGCCCCATCTCGCTGCTCAGCCAGAGCCAGAGAGACTTGCTGCTGAATGCCagccgggccgggcagccccccgaCTTCACccccactctggagcaggtgAGTTGGGGGCAGGCTGCTGTTGGGATGGGGGTCTGGATGCGCATTGAGGGGGTCCATTGCCCCCTCCCCTTTGCTGCTGTGGGAGTCCCACTGCAGGCTCCCAGGGTGTCCCCTGCCACCCATGTCAACTGGGGCAACTGGGCACCTCCTCCACCCGGGAGGCCCTGGCTCCACTCTGCCCCACAGGGATGGGGGTACGGGCCCCCCGTCAGCCCTGTGTCCCCAGTCCCATGGCTCTGTCTCCGCCTTTTCCAGCTGGATCAGAACGTGACCCAGGGAAGCCTCCTGGatctggctgcagagctggagcagctggcAGACAAAGCGGTGAGAGACCACGGCACCCTGAGGCCACGGCCACGCTGTCCCCAAAGCCACCGGCTGCGGGGGCTCCTCTGCAGACCTGCCTGGGTGCTGAGGGGAGGCGAGGCACTTCATCCTCGCCCAGCTCTTTTCTCCAGCCCGGCCCCCATCAGatggctgtggtggggcagggaCCCTGTGCCGGGGGGCACCGCTGACTGCAGCTCCTCCAGGGCACGGATGTGAAAGAGGACCTGAAGGCTGACGCTcggaggctgagggagctggacaAGGAGATGCAAACGAGCTTCTCTGGGCCACTGGTGAGCTATGCCAGGGTGGGGAAGGTTCTAGGGGTGCTGGCTTGGGCTCCTCCAGCGCTCGGAGCCTGCTGGTGGGGTCTTGGCTGAGCCATGGGGTCCGCACCTCTGACTCCCCTCTCTCCATCCCCAGCAAAGCCTGAAGGAGAACATCCACTTGGTGCAGAGTGGGGCTGCCCAGCTCGAGGTAAGCTGCACAAGGGGGCCTCCTAAGTGCACCCCAGTCCAGGGCAGCCTGCACAGTGCCCTTGAGGTCCCACAGTGGAGATGGTGGGGGCTAACCTgcaggctggggagctgctgtgggACTCCCCAAGCATGCATTGTACGGGCTGCTCatgaggcagagggagggggccCACGCCACGGACGCTGCCGGGCGCAGGTTCCCTCCACCCGAGGTACTTGGGCACTACCATCCTGGAATGCTGGGGGCACCACAGCTCAGAGATGCTGTGCCCCAGGGATTGCTGCTGGGCGAGGTGGGGGAGATGCGGGGACCCCACTTCCCCCGTCACACTGCCGAGAGCACCTTTCACCCCAGGCACAGACAAAAGCTGCACTGGACAAAGCCAGCGAAACCCAGGAGTTCCTGGAGAGGGAGACGGCAAACATCATCAAGAACGTGAGCTTGCCTTGCCCTGCTGCCGGGCACCCAGTGGGGATGTGACCGGACCCCCACACCAAGTCCTCCCTCTGCGCAGGGATGCCAAGCGATGTctggctgctcctcctgccctgtcatcttccccaggggtcccctgcacccctgggtgccccctcccttTATGGCACCCCAGGcaaggggctggggtggggtggggcttgCAGCGTGGAGGTGGTCTGACAGCTCTGATCCtgacatggaggggacatggggcatggagtgggctgggggtgcagcatCTCCACTCTCTGCTTGCCCCCGACAGGAGATGTGGGCCTTCCTGGAGGAGCTGTTGGACTTCTTTGAGACCTACATCTCCTGGGCCAAGAGCAGGGTGAGTTGAGCCTTCCTCGGTGcggtggagggaaggggaggacagGCTGCAGGGTTCTGGGGACACAGACATGCCCTGTCCCCACCGTGTCCCTAGCTGACGGAAGACGTGGCACGTTGCAAGCCCATAGCTCAGACCCTGGATAATGTGGAGGCCATCACCTGCAGCTACATCCTGGACTCTCTGGTGAGTGGGGCAGCGGTGTGTGGAGTGAGATGTGTGTGTGGGGTGGCAATGAGGTTCCCTTGACCCCTTCCATACAGGATGAGGGGTGCCCATTTCTGTGCCGAGCAAGCAGGGCTCAGCATCTCCCTGGCGCATTGCTGTGGCTAAGCAAAGGCCAGGCTGCAAgaaggggtgggtgggggggttgctgggggggcctgggagcGGAAGAGGCTTTCCCAGTCTCTGTCTGGGCCCTGATGACTCTCCTGCCGCACCCAGAACGCCTTCTGGTTCAGCCTGGGCTGGTGCACCTTCTTCCTGCTGCCCAGCATCATCCTGGCTGTCAGACTCGCCAAGTTTTACCGCCGCATGGACATCGCCGATGTCTACAGGTGAGGAGCCACCCACCCGCTGCAACCATGCAAGGTCTGGGGTCTCCCCCATGCACTGCAAACTGCCCCTTCATGCGCCCTGCAGGAGCCTGTGGAGCTGATCCTAAAGTAATGCGGGCTGGCGGGGACCAGGGAGGTGGCTTGGGACCTTCAGCCTCCAAGAATGGAGATGCTttggagaagagcctggctccgccTGCTCTGCAACCCCCCCTTTGGGCAGCTGAAGGTGCATGCGACCCCCCTCGCAGGAAGGAGCCCGGCTTGCATGTCacaggctgcagcccccagcccggctcggGGATCTGCCGCTGGACTTGCTCTGGCTTTGCAGCATTTTTTGTGCTGGGGCCCCAAAATGGGAGCACAGCTGGATGCTGCGCAGAAGCAGCGCGCTGCAGGGTTGGCGTTGCTGCCACGAGGGTGCAGTGCTCGCTCACGCACCCATGGCCACTggtgccccggggctgccgccaGCCCTCTGGGACCCTTTCCCCGTCCCTCTAGGGCCCTCTCACTGGCAGCCCCACCTCCAGCGCAGCCGCTGACCCCTGAGGGTAGTGAGCGGTTTCCAGTTGGATTTCCAACTGCTGAGGGCTATGGCTTGGCCCCGCAGTGCAGCCAGTTTGCCGGGGGttccccagccccccgcctgccACCCCTCTGCTCCGGGGCCGCAGCCACCTGGGGAGCAGGGGTTTGCAGCACCCCTGTGCCCATCGCGGCCCCAGccagccttcctccccctgcctgccccactccTCCTCGCTCCACACCCCGGCTCTcccaggacccatgctggggtTGTTCCTGGTGTGTGCAGGATTTGGCGCTGAGCCGGGCTGTGCCCTGCCCGCAGCGTGCCTGGGGTCCCCACCAGCGGCCTCAGTGCCTTTCACTTCCCCTTGCAGCCGGCGGCTGAGCTGGCTGGAGACACGGGCTCCGCTGCCAGGGAAACTGGGGGGAACTGAAATTGTGGCACAGGGGAGTTGTGTGCCAGTGAGCCGGCGGGCGTTCGGCCCCACTctgctgcctggggaaggagcagTGATGCTCTGGGGGCAGTAGGAGCCTGTGCTCTGTGTTCTGATGGGGCAGCCGGGATGGAGGGGACCACAGCACCCTGCCCTGGGGGAGACCGTGTCCCACCGGGAGATGCTGGGCTGGTGGGCTGTCCCAGGAGGCACCTTCTTGCCCCACTGACACtgtcccctctttttttcccccctccaggaATGAAGCCTTGGAGATGTAAGTAGCAGTGCCAGGTCcctgtgtggggtgggggggcagctcCTGTGGCATGAGGGGGGACAGGGCACAGGGGGAGGGGGGCGAGGAGGGGAACAGGGCAAGTGCAGGCCAAGGAGGGTGCTGGTACTAAGGGAGGACTGGAAAGGTGGGACCTGTGCAGTGTAGACTGTTCTGGGGTGTCCCCATCATCTTCCCACACTCCTCAGTTTGGgggtgctgctgctcccagcctctGCCAACCTGGCAGGGTGGGGGCGTCTCCGCACCCTCTTTCCTGTGGCGCTGGGCCATAGGGGTGGGATGACATTTGGCTGCCTCAGCACATCCTGGACTGTCCCTTGCTCCCCTCTGTGGCTGGGGGGCGACACAAGTGACCTTGGTTTTGCAGGCCACCCATGTTCAACTTCTACAAAATCCCTCGGCCGTCCACGAGGCATTAGCCCCCGTTGCCCACAGCACGGGCACAGAGGAGATGGACGTGACTGCCCTGACTGCTGCGCCTTCTCCCTGGGTGATGGGGAGCAGGTTGGGACCCCCTCCCCAGTTCCCAATATGTGACGATGCcccagtgtgtgtgtgggggggggctgccccttcCACTGCCCCAGGTGGGACTTCACCCCCCCCGCCAGACCCCATGGGCTCAGGGCAGCTCGCAGTGCCCATGCCCCTGCAGCCTCTGTGCTGCCGGCCAGCGGGAACCTGCTCACCCAGGCCCCTCGCTTGAAAAACGTGACTATTTATTTTTGCAGGGAGCCTGACTTTTTCCaaggctgtgatttttttggtgTCAAACAATAAATGGGGTGTTTGTGTGCACTGCAGGCACGCGGCTGTGCTCTTTGTGTCCGGCTGCAATGGAAGGGCAcaggggtgggggcagggagggttccagctggggctgtgctggggactaGAGGGCTCTTGCCAGGGTCCCCAAGTGTGCTCTGCCCACAGTCAGCTCTTGGAGTCCTGACCCAGCCCCTGGGTCGATGCAGGACCACCGCTCAGTGTCACCGGGGCTGGGTGACGTTCCCCTCGCTGGGCAACCTTTTGCACCTGTGGCTGCGTGGATGCCCGGTCCTTAGCTGGGAAAAGCCGCATCAAGAGCTTTCTGTCCGTGAGGTGGCACCCCATGCTGTGCCCAGTGCATGGACACTTCCCTGAGCCCTCTGGTGACCCTCTGGTGAAAGTCATCTGTGGCTTTCCAGTTAGTTTATGGGGTGCCTGCAGCCTGCACCTCCCTCCCTCTACTGGGTATGATGGCATGGGGACTCTGTGTCCACCGCTGCATGTCCCACACTGCTGCATGGCATGGAGGGGCACGGTGAGAGCCGCATGCACAGATAAGCCCAGGGCGACTTGGTCTGCACCCATGGCAGGGCGAGCGCAGGCACTGCTTTGTGCTGCAAGCACAGGGACCGTCCCGAAGGCCGGGTCAGGCACGGGAGGTGTACGTGAGCAGCTTGACTCATTTCCTTCATTGCAAAGTCCAAGTCTCTCTGGAGCAGAGCGACGGGGCCGAGCTGGCCAGCTCGCCCTCCGCTACGTGCATCTGCTTTATTGCTTTTTCCATTTGCCTTTAGATCTTCTAAtcgctatttttttccttcaggcgTTATCTGAAACTGCACCGGCCTTACCTCCTGCTATCTCCCCCCAGCACCCGTCCTGACCACACAGAGAGCCCTGTGCTTGTCTATCACCCAGCTGAATCTGTCCTGGGGGGTGGTTTGGCCTCTGCTCCCCACAAGGGTGCCCACCCTTTCTGGTCCTTGGGGTGGGATTTCCCAGCACCCCCTTGGAAAGCATTCAGCTCAGTTTTGTCTCTTGCTCTGCCTTTGCTCTCCCCCACCCTGAACCCTCAACCTCCCGAACTGTGACTGCTTTCTGCTCGTCTAGGGGCCACATGTGGAGcgctctgtccccaggctgcccccACCACACGGCGTTCCCTGCTTCCTCTTCCCTTGCTGTGCCTCGGGGACACCAGCCCGCACAGGACTGCTGCTGCCTTCAGTTTCTGCTCGCTGGCtttgcgggcgctgctccctccctgctcccctctctgctcAGCCTCCAGCCATggccttttcttctctgcagagctaGCGCTGGAAGGCAGGGAGCTTGACCCTCCTTGTTCTCTGCGTCATGATAGCCACCTGCATCCAAATCCAGCCCTGGCAATGAAAGTCTCCCCCCTAATTACTCCACAGCCTTTGCCAAGGCGTGGGGCTTGCGCCCGGCAGCTCCCCATTCAGCGCTGCCCCAGGGCACCATTCCAGGCCCTGGAGCTGCGGCTCTGAGAGGGGCCTGggtccatcctcctcctcctgagcaCCCTGGGAGGCAGCTGAGAGCAACGTCAGGCAGGGCCAGCAGCTGCTCGGGGAAGAGGTGAGGATGCATTGCAAAATGCCCGCAGTGGCTGCCGCTGACTCTCCTTTCAGGCCAGGCCCCCTCCGC
Above is a genomic segment from Calonectris borealis chromosome 7, bCalBor7.hap1.2, whole genome shotgun sequence containing:
- the LOC142084327 gene encoding prominin-1-A-like, with translation MELGNISQPVYGPGPEAPGSSTPGLVVMVHGFLRLVQPNALPIELIADFGQPQSEEAIREHVQELLLYELGFLVCTAIGLLFIILVPLVGCCFCCCRCCGNCGGRMYQKQDRRMGCRRRALWASVLLVSALLLAGDVCAFVSNTRFSQAVYGTFPNVNNTLDNVRTYLASIPQQINFIIDSSNVPLGHANRSLQDIGPNLGSMIVSGIRSSTDGALGSLQSLLQGMETLAAAFGSIAGTRSRLEELQGNYSRRLASLRDGLNQTLRRCGRPCGSVSLDGLAFSANFSMIPGVEQQLEALGKVSGSNIAADLEKVNSTLDMTPAKVQEQSQDVVTKTQGQLGLIRQEIRNLQEQLPLLDVEKSIGAFVGNATSVLGEYREPVIALDGLRWSVCTLLCCMVLLVVLCNIVGLLLGPLGLKESVLPTQRSSLSNAGGNFFMAGVGFSFIFSWLLMLLVLITFVLGGNIYVLVCKSWRSQRLFQLLDTPGLIPGFNLSELLGQEGGAANFSEIYRQCQRDAALWQTLHLDQSVSLDELLNISQYTGEISTAFEKMNITLSPISLLSQSQRDLLLNASRAGQPPDFTPTLEQLDQNVTQGSLLDLAAELEQLADKAGTDVKEDLKADARRLRELDKEMQTSFSGPLQSLKENIHLVQSGAAQLEAQTKAALDKASETQEFLERETANIIKNEMWAFLEELLDFFETYISWAKSRLTEDVARCKPIAQTLDNVEAITCSYILDSLNAFWFSLGWCTFFLLPSIILAVRLAKFYRRMDIADVYRNEALEMPPMFNFYKIPRPSTRH